The Eubacteriaceae bacterium Marseille-Q4139 genome has a window encoding:
- a CDS encoding cation:proton antiporter, with amino-acid sequence MLFSLSMIFLCGMIFGGIFARLRLPSLLGMLLTGMLLGPYGLNLLSPEILMISADLRRIALIIILTRAGLNLDLSELKKVGRPAVLMCFLPASFEIAGMLLLAPGLLGISILEAAVLGAVIAAVSPAVVVPRMLRLMEEKRGTAHGIPQLIMAGASVDDVFVIVLFTCFTGLLTGGTFSPADLLKIPTSVVSGAVCGLAFGAAAAAFFKAVHLRDSLKVLILLSVSFLFVTLEDAMDGIIGFSGLLAVMAMGASLKKFRRPVAERLSLKYSKLWVAAELLLFVLVGAAADLPYALSAGPAVVAAIFGALLFRMAGVFLSLAGTRLTKKERLFCMIAYTPKATVQAAIGSVPLSMGLSCGNIVLTAAVAAILLTAPLGAFLTDVSSRKLLGSR; translated from the coding sequence ATGCTCTTCAGTCTTTCCATGATTTTTTTATGCGGCATGATCTTCGGCGGGATTTTTGCCCGCCTGCGCCTGCCGTCTCTGCTCGGCATGCTCCTTACGGGGATGCTTTTAGGCCCTTACGGCCTGAATCTTTTAAGCCCGGAAATCCTCATGATTTCCGCGGATTTAAGGCGGATTGCCCTCATCATTATTTTAACGAGGGCCGGCCTGAACCTGGATCTTTCGGAGCTTAAAAAAGTTGGGCGCCCTGCCGTCCTCATGTGTTTCCTTCCGGCGTCCTTTGAGATTGCCGGGATGCTTCTTCTGGCGCCGGGGCTCCTTGGAATAAGCATTCTGGAGGCGGCCGTCCTCGGCGCAGTCATCGCAGCCGTCTCTCCGGCCGTCGTCGTGCCAAGGATGCTGCGGCTCATGGAAGAGAAGCGCGGGACGGCGCACGGGATCCCGCAGCTTATCATGGCAGGCGCATCCGTGGATGACGTATTTGTCATCGTCCTGTTCACCTGCTTTACAGGCCTTTTGACTGGCGGGACGTTTTCTCCGGCAGACCTTTTAAAAATCCCCACGTCCGTTGTCTCCGGCGCCGTCTGCGGCCTGGCCTTCGGAGCGGCTGCCGCTGCGTTTTTTAAAGCCGTCCATCTGCGGGACAGCCTGAAAGTGCTGATCCTTTTAAGCGTCTCGTTCCTGTTTGTGACATTGGAGGATGCCATGGATGGAATCATAGGCTTTTCCGGCCTTTTAGCCGTCATGGCCATGGGAGCGTCCTTAAAAAAATTCCGCCGGCCCGTGGCTGAGCGGCTTTCCCTGAAATACTCCAAGCTCTGGGTGGCGGCCGAGCTTTTGCTTTTCGTCCTGGTGGGTGCTGCCGCAGACCTTCCTTATGCCCTTTCTGCCGGCCCTGCCGTCGTTGCTGCGATCTTCGGCGCCCTGCTTTTCCGGATGGCCGGCGTATTTTTAAGCCTGGCAGGGACAAGGCTTACGAAAAAAGAGCGGCTTTTCTGCATGATTGCCTACACACCGAAAGCCACGGTACAGGCAGCCATCGGCTCCGTGCCGCTTTCCATGGGGCTATCCTGCGGAAATATCGTCCTGACGGCGGCCGTAGCGGCCATCCTCTTAACCGCGCCCCTGGGGGCATTCCTCACAGATGTTTCCAGCCGGAAACTGCTAGGCAGCCGGTGA
- a CDS encoding YicC family protein: protein MIKSMTGFGRHEIVTDECRISVEIKAVNHRYLDLAIKMPKKFNYFEAAMRTLLKDYIQRGKVDVFITYEDYTEEKVCLKYNSALAAEYMESFERMAEQFGIENDVKVSMLSRCPEVLTMEQVPEDEEQLWAVLEKALRGAAEGFVETRLREGENLKNDLLGKLDYMSEMVDFIETRSPGVLDEYRKKLEDKVKEMLQSASVDENRILTEVTIFADKICVDEETVRLKSHIAGMKKELLAGGSVGRKLDFIAQEMNRESNTILSKSNDLEISDHAIILKTEIEKVREQIQNIE from the coding sequence ATGATAAAGAGCATGACCGGCTTTGGCCGCCATGAAATTGTGACGGACGAGTGCAGGATTTCCGTCGAAATCAAGGCAGTCAATCACCGTTACCTGGATCTGGCAATCAAAATGCCGAAAAAATTCAACTATTTTGAAGCGGCAATGCGGACGCTTTTAAAAGACTATATCCAGAGAGGGAAGGTCGACGTATTCATCACCTATGAAGATTATACGGAAGAAAAGGTCTGCCTGAAATACAACAGCGCCCTGGCTGCGGAGTATATGGAAAGCTTCGAGCGGATGGCAGAGCAGTTCGGGATTGAAAACGACGTGAAGGTGTCCATGCTGTCGCGGTGTCCCGAGGTACTTACGATGGAACAGGTGCCGGAAGACGAGGAACAGCTCTGGGCCGTCCTGGAAAAGGCCCTTCGCGGCGCGGCCGAGGGCTTCGTGGAGACGAGGCTCAGGGAAGGTGAGAATTTAAAGAACGACCTTCTCGGAAAACTGGATTACATGAGCGAGATGGTGGACTTCATCGAGACGCGTTCGCCGGGAGTCCTGGACGAATACAGGAAGAAGCTGGAGGACAAGGTAAAAGAGATGCTCCAGAGCGCGTCCGTCGATGAGAACCGGATCCTCACGGAGGTGACGATCTTTGCCGATAAAATCTGCGTGGACGAGGAAACGGTGCGGTTAAAGAGCCATATCGCCGGCATGAAAAAAGAGCTTCTGGCCGGCGGGAGCGTCGGGCGGAAGTTAGACTTCATCGCCCAGGAGATGAACCGGGAGTCCAACACGATCCTTTCCAAGTCCAACGACCTGGAGATTTCTGACCATGCGATCATTTTAAAAACCGAGATCGAAAAGGTCAGGGAGCAGATCCAAAATATCGAATAA
- a CDS encoding type II toxin-antitoxin system RelE/ParE family toxin gives MYRIIIKKKAKKFIDKLPMNERKRIVEEIKRLPNGENIKKLKGHDDLFRLRVGNYRIIYMVDHGILTVFVIDAGNRGEIYNRY, from the coding sequence ATGTACAGAATCATCATCAAAAAGAAAGCGAAAAAATTCATTGATAAACTCCCGATGAATGAGCGAAAAAGAATTGTGGAGGAAATTAAGCGGCTTCCCAATGGGGAAAACATCAAAAAGCTAAAAGGGCACGATGATCTTTTCCGCCTGCGCGTCGGAAATTACAGGATTATCTATATGGTGGATCACGGTATTCTGACCGTTTTTGTCATTGATGCCGGGAATCGCGGAGAGATATATAACAGATATTAA